DNA sequence from the Leptospira limi genome:
GCAAATTCCTTTAGCCAAAAAGAAGAAGATATGAAAGAACTCGTGCCTGTACTTGCATGGAGAGAAGGACTCTTTGTCACCGGTGGCAAAAAGGAAGAAGCCACCATTCAGATTTGGTTTAGTGAATTAAAACGCCTTACAGAGAGTAAAGAAAGGAGTGGAGGGAGTTTTCGATTGGAAGCAAGGATTGAACAATTTGCACTTGCTATCCTCAAAACTGCTGACGACATCCGTTCACGGGATGCCGTTTTGTTTGCTAAAAACTTAGTTTAATTTTAGTTTCTAAATTATTTTTCTACGGATTCAATGAGGAGATGGAGCTCTTCAGCTGCAGCATCCCTACCTGTTTTTTCGTAGTATAGTTCTAGTTCGCGAAGTCCATAGACGGAACCTGGTGCCGAACGTAAATGATCGAGTAACACTCGTTTTTGGTAAGGTTCACTTAAATCAATGCTTGTAGGTTCATATTGGTAATTGTTTTGTTCAATCACAACTCCAGCAGAATCATTTTTTGTGAAGGTAGTTTCCGATTGGGAACGGTTCAAGAGAACAAATACCAAACTCACAGCCATCACTGCAGAAAAAGAATACTGAACTGTGCGGTTTTCAATGAGATCCCGGAAGGAGAAGGAGGTTTTTTCTGTGGGACGATCAATGGAAACTGATTCTAAGAGGTTCAGCAATCGGACATCAAAGTCATTTGACATTCGAGGTAGGATGGTATCTTCCTTTTCCTTGATGTGTTGGAACAGAGAAC
Encoded proteins:
- a CDS encoding LIMLP_12425 family protein, encoding MNLKDWFRAQYPGLFPEDTDSVVLENKICSLFQHIKEKEDTILPRMSNDFDVRLLNLLESVSIDRPTEKTSFSFRDLIENRTVQYSFSAVMAVSLVFVLLNRSQSETTFTKNDSAGVVIEQNNYQYEPTSIDLSEPYQKRVLLDHLRSAPGSVYGLRELELYYEKTGRDAAAEELHLLIESVEK